Below is a window of Arabidopsis thaliana chromosome 2, partial sequence DNA.
ATTTGTATAgcaattaaaatagaaaagtatatGAATAACacttacaaattaaataactcacacgaaaaggaaaaaaaaaaaagtgaaaaacaatCACAAGCGTTTTCATTAAATTGATCATTCGTTCATTCAATCACCAATAATATCTCCGCTTTGGTTCAGCATATAAACCGAGTATAGCATTATTAGCGTCTCGCTTCATACGTGCCTCGAGCTGTACCGCCGCCAACTCATCCTCAGCCTTCATCAACGACTTCATCCTCGAAACCGCCGAGCTCAtcgcttctccttcttctcctcctctatTATTTGGCTCATCGTCTTCATAAACCGCGCAAGAATGCACATGCGTCCCATAATCACATTCTTTGCAATAATAAACCCATAGATTCTCCGACATATCTTCTTCACAAACATTACATATGAACATCGCACCGTCCTCACAGCCTTTGCATGGTGTATTGTAGAGAAGAGTGAGTGGGTGTTCGTGATCTTCCCGCTCCACGGTCTCCGGGATAAACGCACATCCGACATGAAGATCATATTGACATTCAGAACAATTGTAAGTGAATCCGGATCCGTACTCACCGCATGCATCACACGTGTAAGTCTCACTATATGGTGGGGAATGAAGCAAGGTTAAAGGGTGGTCAGGGTGAGACTTGTGACTGGTTTCACGGGGTAGCTAGAAACATGACTTGTGTAAGAAGTAATCGCAGTCTGACTTTATACACTTGAAAGCTTGTCCCGTTAGATCGAGCTCACATCCAGAGCAGACGACCTCATCTTCGTCTCGAGCTTTAAAGACACGCAGCGGATGGTTATGACTCGCATGCCTCACGGATGGGCGATTAACAGGTTTTTTTGAAGCCATTGTGTCTGAATTTGGTTAACAAGCGTTTagaaactataaatatatagcaAAATATGTAGATGACTTGtgatttctattttcattAACATAATACatagtttggttttgattattCACCAAGTTGTTGCTTAATATACATAACCTTTACAGAATAttgataaaacaataaaattcgCCAGTAATTGTGCTTCCCATGTATAATTCATGTGGGTAACGACTAATAATCATTGACTTTCGAAGTCATCGCCTAAATAGTCCTCGAAAACAAAGTCACACGGTAACAAATGACTACCACAAAACAAAGTCTTCCAACATATCAAATCCAAGCGactgaattatttttataccAAATTACTAATAGCATtttaaaacttacaaaaattatctAAACTAGTATAGTAAGAAGATATTTGTgcagcaaacaaaaacaaaacagtggGAAGGCCAAAACCAGAGGACTCAATTCGACAGTTGAGTCATCCAACATCCATTGTTCCACTCATCTTTCAATCCTCAAGaccaatcttcttcatttttttgttgcatgATTTGCAAGCTAAAACTCCTAAGTCTTCCTTCATACTCATCCAAACCTTGCAATTTCTACATCCACCTAAAATGTTCCGAATTACCTCAAAAAATCAGACACCCTTTCGACAGAAACCATCTCCTCTCACTAATCTCTTCTCCCAAATACCAAGAAGGGCGATTCCGCTGCAACGCTTGCGGAAAAGACGGTGATAGATTGGCTTACCACTGTGGAGATTGCGGCATTGATCTTCACACGGTTTGTGCCAACATGCCTTCTCGAGTCACCCACCAATCTCACCCTCACCACCAACTTTCTTTAACCTTTTCCATGCCACCTGGCGGACCGGGATCTGCTGCGGCGTCTAGCTTCCAATGTTGCGTGTGCCGTGGTCTAGGGTCTAACTCGTGGCTCTACAGCTGCGGAGAGTGTAGTGGATTTGATGCTCATTTGTAATGTGCTAGAAGAAAATTAGCTACTTCAACAAATTTGGTCCATCATGTTGAAAACCGGAAGCAACCACAGTTTGTTGGTACGACGCCGTCTGTTAACGTTCCGGTTATTAATAATCCGTATCCTTTGATGTTGCCGACGATTACGAGTCCTATGATTAGACCGATGATTAATGAGATGATTAATAATCTTGTAACCAATAGGCCACAACCCACAAGATCCAAGCCAAGTCTCTCAACTTCATGAATTGCTAGGACCATTTTAGGAATGGGCAGTGGCGGACTGGTTGATGGATCCGTCGGTTTTCTTGGGTTTGATACGTCGGTTTTcacatcagttttttttttttttttttactttttttttttttttaagaatgttattaatttttcatcATCCATTTTCATAGTTTTGACGAGTCAATTGAATGCCATACGATAATACTAAACAAGtgacttttattaatttgatcGTCATATagggttaaaaaaaattaacgatACTACTAAATTACCGactttattaatttaattcgTCAAAGatgtaaaacaaataaatgataGTACTTCTGAACTAGTGATAAACTGATAACATAgggatttgattgtttttatgAATTCGAGTGTGTTTGCGTTTAATAGTCAAgatatgttaattaattttgtttaatttaaataaatatataatggtTGGTCAAGCATgccaagaaaaatatatattttctaattaatattctttataatttattttcttacaacataaatcaaacaatttaaCTGACGCAACCACAAACCTTAAACATTTGGAAGACAATCATGTCCTAAGccagagattaaaaaaagtttttggtttaaatatcCAAAGACCTACTTCTTCTATCggtgtctctctctctctctctcgccaCCGATCATCATGGTCTGCACCGCCATTGAAATCTACGTCATCCTTTGATCTCTAGCTCTCTCCAAAGGTCTCTTCTTTCTCGTCAAACTTCATATATGTCTCTGTTTTGTCCGATCAATTATCTGTTTCCTGAAATCGTTTAGTTGAATTCCGTTAGGCAAATTAGTTCAAAGTTGATTcctttttgtgatttgtgtTGTTGACTCTATACAGATGCATGCGTTGCTTACTTTCGGAATCTGGGGAAGTTCCAATTCAatcaattgaagaaaaaagctGAGCCTTTATTGGTTTTGGAAGAATTGGTGGTGGTGGGATCTATCATCTATGGATCGGAAACGTAGAGGTTGACAGAGAGACGTTTCTAGGTTTGATTGATCTGTTCAAATAAGAACACAATCtctttgttaattttggtGTTCTTTGAGCTCTCATGTCAACTAGTGTTCAAGGAGAGACAATGGATCTTGATTTGAATCAAGAGCCGTCTTCTGATTCGGAGTCTCCGGGTGGTTTGATGACGGCGCTTTCTCCAATGTTAGAAGAGCTTGAATCTGCTCAAGAGCGGATTCAAGAACGCATAAGACAGCTTGAAGTGATAGTTTCGAGAATCAGGGAACGagaaataacaacaacaacaacaccgGCTTTGGTGTCGCCTAACGAACATAGAGATTCAACTGCTGGAGTTATACATGAGCGTTCTCGAGAGAGACTTGTCGAAAATGGCGAAAACAAGACTTATTTGATAGCCAAGGCATTGAACATGGAGAAAACAAGCTCTGTTCCTGGTGGCTTCTTTGACTGCAACAT
It encodes the following:
- a CDS encoding Cysteine/Histidine-rich C1 domain family protein (Cysteine/Histidine-rich C1 domain family protein; CONTAINS InterPro DOMAIN/s: DC1 (InterPro:IPR004146), C1-like (InterPro:IPR011424); BEST Arabidopsis thaliana protein match is: Cysteine/Histidine-rich C1 domain family protein (TAIR:AT2G44380.1); Has 1170 Blast hits to 623 proteins in 21 species: Archae - 0; Bacteria - 0; Metazoa - 0; Fungi - 0; Plants - 1168; Viruses - 0; Other Eukaryotes - 2 (source: NCBI BLink).), producing the protein MASKKPVNRPSVRHASHNHPLRVFKARDEDEVVCSGCELDLTGQAFKCINETYTCDACGEYGSGFTYNCSECQYDLHVGCAFIPETVEREDHEHPLTLLYNTPCKGCEDGAMFICNVCEEDMSENLWVYYCKECDYGTHVHSCAVYEDDEPNNRGGEEGEAMSSAVSRMKSLMKAEDELAAVQLEARMKRDANNAILGLYAEPKRRYYW
- a CDS encoding Cysteine/Histidine-rich C1 domain family protein (Cysteine/Histidine-rich C1 domain family protein; CONTAINS InterPro DOMAIN/s: C1-like (InterPro:IPR011424); BEST Arabidopsis thaliana protein match is: Cysteine/Histidine-rich C1 domain family protein (TAIR:AT2G27660.1); Has 1585 Blast hits to 633 proteins in 19 species: Archae - 0; Bacteria - 0; Metazoa - 1; Fungi - 0; Plants - 1584; Viruses - 0; Other Eukaryotes - 0 (source: NCBI BLink).) — encoded protein: MICKLKLLSLPSYSSKPCNFYIHLKCSELPQKIRHPFDRNHLLSLISSPKYQEGRFRCNACGKDGDRLAYHCGDCGIDLHTVCANMPSRVTHQSHPHHQLSLTFSMPPGGPGSAAASSFQCCVCRGLGSNSWLYSCGECSGFDAHL